The proteins below are encoded in one region of Betaproteobacteria bacterium:
- a CDS encoding DUF3606 domain-containing protein, with product MDHRNDHRLEERDFVDLQHEHDVRYWSQRLRASPVELREAVHIIGATPDRVRDFISRERVLQGR from the coding sequence ATGGATCACCGAAATGATCATAGACTCGAAGAGCGCGATTTCGTCGATCTGCAACACGAGCACGACGTGCGCTATTGGTCGCAACGGTTGCGGGCCTCACCAGTAGAGCTTCGCGAGGCGGTCCATATCATAGGCGCGACGCCGGACAGGGTTCGTGACTTCATCAGCCGCGAGCGGGTGCTGCAAGGGCGGTGA
- a CDS encoding transcriptional regulator — translation MSQPQTSEQAVLQLARKHPLLRARDLARAGLPTIALTRLVSAGKLERVGRGVYSLPNQAVSENRSLAEVAIRVPRGIICLVSALRVHDIGTQAPHEIWLAIPHRMLSPRLDKPALRVIRMSGPSLTEGIDRLKVDGVEVPVFNAAKTIADCFKFRNKIGLDVALEALREGWYKRKVTMDDLWRYAAVNRVANVMRPYLETIAAS, via the coding sequence GTGTCCCAGCCGCAAACCAGCGAACAGGCCGTCCTTCAGCTCGCACGCAAGCACCCGCTGCTGCGCGCGCGCGACCTCGCCCGGGCAGGCCTGCCGACCATTGCGCTGACCCGGCTCGTATCCGCCGGGAAACTGGAACGCGTGGGGCGCGGCGTCTACAGCCTACCCAACCAAGCAGTCAGCGAAAATCGCTCGCTTGCCGAGGTCGCGATCCGGGTGCCCCGCGGAATCATTTGCCTCGTATCAGCGCTACGCGTGCACGACATCGGCACCCAGGCGCCGCACGAGATCTGGCTCGCCATACCGCACCGGATGCTATCACCCCGGCTCGACAAGCCCGCACTGCGCGTGATTCGCATGTCGGGTCCATCCCTGACGGAAGGCATCGACCGGTTGAAGGTAGACGGGGTGGAAGTCCCCGTGTTCAACGCCGCCAAGACCATCGCCGATTGCTTCAAGTTCCGCAACAAGATTGGCCTGGACGTGGCCCTTGAAGCCCTGCGTGAGGGGTGGTACAAGCGCAAGGTCACGATGGATGACCTGTGGCGCTACGCTGCTGTCAATCGTGTCGCCAACGTCATGCGCCCCTACCTCGAAACCATCGCGGCGTCATGA
- a CDS encoding ATPase, with protein MSKRFDSASKLIQASPSTIYRIFAEPDAMQAWLPPQGMTGRMLAFEFREGGAYRLRLTYNDPHHAPGKTSSDADEVDVRFVRLVQDRCIEQAVTFESDDPAFAGQMRIVWAFEPDEAGTRVTVRCEDVPVGIRPEDHQAGLNSTLDKLAAYVARIEPMRRPGESERGSCPQNCDESLVKNATQLLFARLS; from the coding sequence ATGTCCAAGCGGTTTGATTCGGCGTCGAAATTAATTCAGGCGTCGCCCTCGACGATCTACCGGATCTTCGCGGAGCCGGACGCGATGCAAGCGTGGCTACCCCCGCAAGGCATGACCGGGCGTATGCTGGCGTTTGAATTTCGGGAGGGTGGGGCCTACCGGCTGCGCTTGACGTACAACGATCCGCATCACGCGCCCGGCAAGACCTCGTCGGACGCGGACGAGGTCGACGTGCGGTTCGTTCGCCTGGTACAAGATCGATGCATCGAGCAAGCGGTGACATTCGAAAGCGATGATCCCGCGTTCGCCGGTCAAATGCGGATTGTCTGGGCGTTCGAGCCCGACGAAGCAGGAACGCGGGTCACGGTGCGTTGTGAGGACGTGCCGGTCGGCATAAGGCCTGAGGATCACCAAGCAGGATTGAACTCGACGCTCGACAAACTGGCTGCGTACGTCGCGAGGATAGAACCGATGCGGCGTCCTGGTGAATCAGAGCGGGGCTCGTGTCCACAGAATTGTGATGAGAGCCTAGTCAAAAATGCAACGCAATTATTGTTCGCCCGGTTATCGTGA